In the genome of Rhodoplanes sp. Z2-YC6860, one region contains:
- a CDS encoding helix-turn-helix domain-containing protein, which yields MKPSATQPRGRTPARFRLDLSVTPGNAREFDLWRAGLAPLFTLDAPDAETRASFRLNLTSYQFADVAIVSGTSSAANFERTAPLIARSGLDNISLVVYAKGGCALDADGRATEVRAGDICFLDKLRPISLRAPDYDSLTLILPRAMLEPHVADIDGLHGRILKKSNPLNAMLVNHLQTLFAEAPALGLADGRLAAHGTAALIAAFAGPSAQGRDTIARSESAMSQHAVRRFIEAHLHHPDLGPDFICRLLGVSRAKLYRVFEPMGGVSHFILQRRLKRAYALITDPAQAGQRVGSIAAQCGFASVSVFSRAFSQAYGMPPTELRGAFERDELPDFAVSGECGFGTMSRWLLGLDSAGM from the coding sequence TTGAAGCCGTCAGCGACGCAGCCGCGTGGCAGAACGCCGGCCCGCTTCCGTTTGGACCTGTCGGTCACGCCCGGCAACGCGCGTGAGTTTGATCTCTGGCGCGCCGGCCTGGCTCCGCTGTTCACCTTGGACGCACCGGATGCGGAGACGCGTGCTTCGTTCAGGCTCAACCTGACCAGCTATCAGTTCGCAGATGTCGCGATCGTCTCCGGGACATCCTCGGCGGCTAATTTTGAACGGACAGCGCCGCTGATTGCGCGCAGCGGGCTCGATAACATCAGCCTGGTCGTCTACGCCAAGGGTGGATGTGCGCTCGACGCTGACGGGCGCGCCACCGAGGTGCGCGCCGGAGACATCTGCTTTCTCGACAAGTTGCGTCCCATCAGCTTGCGGGCGCCCGATTACGACAGCCTCACATTGATCCTGCCGCGCGCGATGCTTGAACCGCATGTCGCGGATATCGACGGCCTTCACGGGCGCATCCTGAAGAAATCGAATCCACTGAATGCGATGCTGGTCAATCATTTGCAGACGTTGTTCGCAGAAGCGCCGGCGCTGGGCCTGGCGGATGGCCGGCTGGCGGCGCACGGAACGGCGGCGCTGATCGCCGCTTTCGCCGGACCGTCGGCGCAAGGCCGGGACACGATTGCCCGGTCCGAATCCGCCATGTCACAGCATGCCGTGCGGCGGTTCATCGAAGCTCACCTTCATCATCCGGACCTCGGACCGGATTTCATATGCCGGCTGCTCGGCGTGTCACGCGCGAAGCTCTATCGGGTGTTCGAACCGATGGGCGGGGTCAGCCATTTCATTCTTCAACGCCGGCTGAAGCGCGCCTACGCGTTGATCACCGATCCGGCGCAAGCCGGCCAGCGGGTCGGCTCCATCGCGGCTCAGTGCGGTTTCGCAAGCGTCTCGGTGTTCAGCCGTGCTTTCAGTCAGGCTTACGGCATGCCTCCGACCGAATTGCGCGGTGCTTTCGAGCGCGACGAGCTTCCCGATTTCGCGGTTTCCGGCGAATGCGGTTTCGGGACAATGAGCCGCTGGCTGCTGGGCCTCGATTCGGCCGGGATGTAA
- a CDS encoding MFS transporter, with protein MTVRQRRNTAADRSPIGKPGAQTPAEAVAAAAAAVASPPRGAMSPAEIRQIFFGLMLVVFLAALNQTIIATALPTIGRTFHDFENLSWVVTAYLLTSTAVAPLYGKLSDLFGRRTMILVAVGLFMAGSAAAAASPNMMMLIVGRGLQGIGGGGILPVCQSVMADIVAPRERGRYQAYMGVVWVTSSVVGPVFGGVMAEHLHWSIIFWVNVPLALGAAALTHVKLARIPRHDRRHKLDVLGAGLMMASCIPILLALTWGGTQFPWLSVPVLGLIGLSAVLTLLFAWRLNTAQEPFLPLAVLTNPVMRMGTTSASLAMGTSIGLTIVVPMYFEVAHHMSATESGIALIPLAMTTPGSLLSGQAMLYWKHYKRAPMIGLVCALIALGFLIWRPDMGLAYAIVLMGIVGTSIGLVYPVTTVSIQNAVPNHQVGIAMGALNFFRSLASAFIVAVMGAILLAVLGVTVSRGGGHGGSVIESVSTAGPGAALVFRWVFLAAFGFLALSLFFLHFMEERPLRTTVQPADPPVAPPPKR; from the coding sequence ATGACTGTCCGGCAGAGGCGGAACACCGCAGCCGATCGCTCTCCCATCGGAAAACCAGGCGCTCAGACGCCGGCTGAAGCGGTCGCTGCCGCAGCCGCCGCGGTGGCGAGCCCGCCGCGCGGCGCGATGAGCCCGGCCGAAATCCGTCAGATTTTCTTCGGCTTGATGCTCGTGGTGTTTCTCGCGGCACTGAACCAGACCATCATCGCGACCGCGCTGCCGACCATCGGGCGCACGTTCCACGATTTCGAAAACCTGTCCTGGGTCGTGACCGCCTATCTGCTCACCTCGACCGCGGTGGCGCCGCTTTACGGCAAGCTTTCCGATCTGTTCGGCCGGCGCACCATGATTCTGGTCGCGGTCGGCCTGTTCATGGCGGGTTCGGCCGCGGCCGCAGCCTCGCCGAACATGATGATGCTGATTGTCGGGCGCGGCCTGCAAGGTATCGGCGGCGGCGGCATCCTGCCGGTGTGCCAATCGGTGATGGCCGACATCGTGGCGCCGCGCGAGCGAGGCCGCTACCAGGCCTACATGGGCGTGGTCTGGGTGACGTCCAGCGTCGTCGGTCCGGTGTTCGGCGGCGTGATGGCGGAGCACCTGCACTGGTCCATCATTTTCTGGGTCAACGTGCCGCTCGCGCTTGGCGCCGCGGCGCTGACTCACGTCAAACTCGCCCGCATTCCGCGTCATGACCGCCGCCACAAGCTCGACGTGCTTGGCGCGGGCCTGATGATGGCGTCGTGCATTCCGATCCTTCTGGCGCTGACCTGGGGCGGCACGCAGTTTCCCTGGTTGTCGGTGCCGGTGCTCGGCCTGATCGGATTGTCGGCCGTGCTGACGCTGCTGTTTGCCTGGCGGCTGAACACTGCACAGGAGCCGTTCCTGCCGCTAGCGGTGCTCACCAATCCGGTGATGCGGATGGGCACCACGTCGGCCTCGCTCGCCATGGGCACCTCGATCGGCCTCACCATCGTGGTGCCGATGTATTTCGAGGTGGCTCATCATATGAGTGCGACGGAATCCGGCATCGCGCTGATCCCGCTTGCGATGACGACACCGGGCTCGCTCTTGTCCGGTCAGGCGATGCTGTACTGGAAGCACTACAAGCGCGCGCCGATGATCGGGTTGGTGTGCGCGCTCATCGCGCTCGGGTTCCTGATCTGGCGGCCCGACATGGGGCTCGCCTACGCGATCGTGCTGATGGGCATCGTCGGCACCTCGATCGGTCTCGTCTATCCGGTGACCACGGTGTCGATCCAGAATGCCGTGCCCAATCACCAGGTCGGAATCGCAATGGGCGCGCTGAACTTCTTCCGCTCGCTGGCCTCGGCGTTCATCGTCGCGGTGATGGGCGCGATCCTGCTCGCGGTGCTCGGCGTCACGGTGAGCCGCGGCGGCGGCCATGGCGGCTCTGTTATCGAGAGCGTGAGCACGGCAGGCCCCGGCGCAGCGCTGGTGTTCCGCTGGGTGTTTCTCGCGGCCTTTGGATTTCTGGCGCTGAGTCTTTTCTTCCTCCACTTCATGGAGGAGCGGCCGTTGCGGACCACCGTGCAGCCTGCCGATCCGCCGGTCGCGCCGCCGCCGAAGCGATAG
- a CDS encoding autotransporter family protein: MKRSAFERMLKAAIGAAAAFVMLWPFDTALADCTPASASGVSAVCTGITNGQGGGAPGTTGQNAGYGTGGESNITVTVAPGASVSGLLFGMTFDNATVINAGAINATTNAGIFVFGDLNLINSGTIGHSVVASGTATIFNSGTISQGLDASTINLTNTGNVSALGLNAVLGNTVNITNSGSITSDLIGIAVRISGNIVNTGNISGGQAGISAEALSNMRVVNSGAITGSAVGIIASGTTSITNSGTISGPAAIVFAANADTLTLLPGSKIVGAINLGGGGDTVNFRTGNQILTFDTLAGATITGTVPFAVSGNQVATIDPTPFAANGRVLGDFSRSVSQAVPDFGNKPAATGGAPMGYAPPSASSVVSSAFDGMPGLQAYAADQAVFKAPTVVQADGTAIWARGFGGYRTQNADGVLLRTSNTFYGGAIGIEKQVRYDLRVGAFAGGGTTRSTIELNTGDTNSNLGFGGLYARYFRGASFLYAAVQGGGSQNDTSRNINNNLAAGGLETAKGSYSGWYISPELRLGHNIALGRVMDSQYTLTPSIGVRYLYGSFGGYTETGSTANLTVNSQTVGTLEERAELKLTRATQFNATTALLIDVTGGALGVQRVGSNTVNAALLGQSIPFAVPGKDDTWGGFGGAGMEWRTGDVGLFASGEYLWLSDSSTVISGKGGVRVAF, encoded by the coding sequence ATGAAACGCAGCGCGTTTGAGCGCATGTTGAAGGCCGCGATCGGTGCCGCCGCGGCGTTTGTCATGCTGTGGCCGTTCGATACGGCGCTGGCGGACTGCACGCCAGCATCCGCCAGCGGCGTATCCGCCGTCTGCACCGGGATCACCAACGGCCAGGGAGGCGGCGCTCCGGGCACGACCGGCCAGAATGCCGGCTACGGCACCGGCGGTGAGTCCAACATCACCGTGACGGTCGCACCAGGTGCGAGCGTCTCGGGGCTTCTGTTCGGAATGACATTTGACAATGCCACCGTAATAAATGCCGGCGCCATCAACGCCACCACCAATGCCGGCATTTTCGTTTTCGGTGACCTCAACCTCATCAATTCCGGCACGATCGGACACAGCGTTGTCGCGAGCGGCACGGCCACTATCTTCAACTCCGGTACGATCAGCCAAGGCCTCGATGCCTCCACGATCAACCTCACCAACACCGGCAACGTCTCGGCCCTTGGCCTCAACGCTGTCCTAGGCAACACCGTCAACATCACCAATTCGGGATCCATCACCAGCGACCTTATCGGCATCGCCGTCCGCATCAGCGGCAACATCGTCAACACCGGCAACATTTCGGGCGGCCAAGCGGGCATCAGCGCCGAGGCCCTCAGCAATATGAGAGTCGTTAATTCCGGCGCCATCACCGGCAGCGCTGTCGGCATCATCGCCTCCGGCACCACCAGCATCACCAATTCCGGCACCATCAGCGGCCCCGCTGCGATTGTGTTCGCCGCCAATGCCGACACGCTGACGCTGCTGCCTGGCTCCAAGATCGTCGGCGCCATCAATCTTGGTGGCGGCGGCGACACGGTCAACTTCCGCACCGGCAACCAGATCCTGACGTTCGACACGCTCGCTGGCGCGACCATCACCGGCACCGTACCGTTCGCGGTGTCGGGCAATCAGGTCGCAACGATCGATCCGACGCCGTTCGCCGCGAACGGCCGCGTGCTCGGCGACTTCTCCCGCAGCGTGTCGCAAGCGGTGCCGGACTTCGGCAACAAGCCTGCGGCCACAGGCGGCGCACCGATGGGCTATGCACCGCCCTCGGCGTCGTCGGTGGTGTCGTCGGCGTTCGACGGCATGCCGGGACTTCAGGCCTATGCGGCCGACCAAGCTGTATTCAAAGCGCCGACCGTGGTTCAGGCCGACGGCACCGCGATCTGGGCGCGCGGTTTCGGCGGCTATCGCACGCAGAATGCCGACGGCGTGCTGCTGCGCACCTCGAACACGTTCTACGGCGGCGCGATCGGCATCGAGAAGCAGGTGCGGTACGACCTGCGCGTCGGCGCGTTCGCGGGCGGCGGCACCACGCGCTCGACCATCGAGCTCAACACCGGCGACACCAACAGCAATCTCGGCTTCGGTGGACTCTATGCCCGATACTTCCGCGGCGCGTCGTTTCTCTACGCGGCCGTGCAAGGCGGCGGCTCGCAGAACGACACGTCGCGCAACATCAACAACAACCTTGCGGCCGGTGGTTTGGAAACCGCCAAGGGCAGCTACAGCGGCTGGTATATTAGTCCCGAGCTGAGGCTCGGCCACAACATCGCGCTCGGCCGCGTGATGGATTCGCAGTACACGCTGACGCCGAGCATCGGCGTGCGCTATCTCTACGGCTCGTTCGGCGGCTACACCGAGACCGGCTCGACCGCGAACCTCACGGTGAACTCGCAGACCGTCGGCACGCTGGAAGAGCGCGCCGAACTGAAGCTCACCCGCGCCACCCAATTCAACGCCACCACCGCATTGCTGATCGACGTCACCGGCGGCGCACTCGGCGTGCAGCGCGTCGGCAGCAACACCGTCAACGCCGCCCTGCTCGGCCAGTCGATCCCGTTCGCCGTGCCCGGCAAGGACGACACTTGGGGCGGCTTCGGCGGCGCCGGCATGGAGTGGCGCACCGGCGATGTCGGTCTGTTCGCCTCCGGCGAATATCTCTGGCTGTCGGATTCCAGCACTGTGATCAGCGGCAAGGGTGGCGTGCGTGTCGCGTTCTGA
- a CDS encoding outer membrane protein produces MTCSALDRVLRAAAGITAAFVVMALVGSANAADMPIKAVPMKAPFAPSFSWTGFYAGVHAGWGFNDPAGTSTATGAGITGLTAQHNLDSNGPLFGGHAGYNWQINPRLVIGIEGDITGTGIKTSSAQTPLCSASNPQCAPGQPINGGVMTMSQEVNWLASIRGRLGTTWGPGLIYVTGGAAWANVDSKAATGDAGFNCSSPGGGCSYAATGNATRSGFVVGAGYETALAGNWTVRAEYLYYSFGGETLTAAGTPQTSCGGGLAPPCITTSTFPDLNIHTVRAGLTYKLGQPAGAPFAAFAPRTAAAARSWTGFYAGLDAGWGWGNSTGTSIVSVPGDQNAMIAEHDLGNNGPLFGGHLGYNWQIDPRWVAGIEGDITGTGIKVSSAQTPVCPRDTCGPAPGRPVPGALMSLSQEVNWLASIRGRLGVTFGPGMLYATGGVAWANVDYKSNLGDGAYLCDLPGCGFQSASNTTKTGWVAGGGYETALIGNWTVRAEYLYYSFDGETLTAAATTAAACTGAGYASCTATSTFSDLKIHTARAGVSYRF; encoded by the coding sequence ATGACATGCAGTGCGCTTGACCGCGTTCTTCGCGCCGCGGCCGGTATCACCGCAGCCTTTGTCGTGATGGCGCTCGTCGGCTCGGCCAACGCCGCCGACATGCCGATAAAGGCCGTGCCGATGAAGGCCCCCTTCGCGCCGTCGTTCAGTTGGACCGGGTTCTATGCCGGCGTGCATGCGGGCTGGGGCTTCAACGATCCCGCCGGCACGTCGACCGCCACCGGCGCGGGGATCACGGGTCTCACCGCACAGCACAATCTCGACTCCAACGGTCCGCTGTTCGGCGGACACGCCGGCTACAACTGGCAGATCAATCCGCGACTGGTGATCGGCATCGAAGGCGACATCACCGGCACCGGGATCAAGACTTCGAGCGCGCAAACGCCGCTCTGTTCGGCGTCGAACCCGCAGTGCGCGCCGGGGCAACCGATCAACGGCGGCGTGATGACCATGTCGCAAGAGGTCAACTGGCTCGCCAGCATCCGTGGCCGTCTCGGCACCACCTGGGGCCCGGGCTTGATCTACGTCACCGGCGGCGCCGCGTGGGCCAACGTCGACTCCAAGGCTGCCACCGGCGACGCCGGCTTTAATTGCTCCTCTCCCGGCGGTGGTTGCAGCTATGCGGCAACGGGCAACGCCACCAGATCCGGCTTCGTCGTCGGCGCCGGCTACGAGACCGCGCTCGCAGGCAACTGGACGGTTCGCGCCGAGTACCTCTACTACAGCTTCGGTGGCGAGACGCTGACTGCGGCAGGCACACCGCAGACGTCTTGCGGCGGAGGCCTCGCGCCGCCTTGCATCACGACCTCCACGTTTCCCGATTTGAACATTCACACCGTGCGGGCCGGCCTGACGTACAAGCTCGGCCAACCAGCTGGCGCGCCCTTCGCGGCCTTCGCGCCGCGTACGGCTGCTGCCGCGCGGAGCTGGACCGGCTTCTATGCCGGCCTCGATGCGGGCTGGGGCTGGGGCAACAGCACCGGCACGTCGATCGTCAGCGTGCCCGGCGATCAGAACGCGATGATCGCGGAGCATGATCTCGGCAACAACGGCCCGCTGTTCGGCGGACACCTCGGCTACAACTGGCAGATCGATCCGAGATGGGTCGCCGGTATCGAGGGCGATATCACCGGCACCGGCATCAAGGTCTCGAGCGCGCAAACGCCGGTCTGTCCCAGGGACACCTGTGGGCCAGCACCCGGCCGTCCGGTGCCCGGTGCTCTCATGAGCCTGTCGCAAGAGGTCAACTGGCTCGCCAGCATCCGCGGCCGTCTCGGCGTCACCTTCGGCCCCGGCATGCTCTATGCCACCGGCGGCGTTGCGTGGGCCAACGTCGACTACAAATCCAACCTCGGCGACGGGGCCTACCTTTGCGACCTGCCCGGCTGCGGTTTCCAGTCCGCGAGCAACACCACGAAAACCGGATGGGTGGCCGGCGGCGGCTACGAGACGGCGTTGATCGGCAACTGGACGGTGCGCGCCGAGTATCTCTACTACAGCTTTGACGGCGAGACCTTGACGGCGGCGGCCACGACAGCAGCGGCTTGCACCGGAGCTGGCTACGCGTCCTGCACCGCCACCTCCACGTTCTCCGATCTGAAGATCCACACCGCACGCGCCGGCGTCAGCTACAGATTCTGA
- a CDS encoding response regulator transcription factor, with protein MTTKSTIALCDDHPIVLGGLRNLIESEPDFDIVGTATDGLAALKLINEKRPDIALIDISMPELNGIALARRLADEAPSVRVVVLTVYEDRAFLKQALDAGVRGYLLKRSAAESLIQALRAVLTGGIYVDPAIADRIFVNNAPRQGRGGDKPLMPALTERESEVLKLTALGFTNKETARRLDIGVKSVETYKARGLEKLGLSTRAELVRYASAEGWLANL; from the coding sequence GTGACGACGAAATCAACCATTGCGCTTTGCGACGATCATCCGATCGTGCTTGGCGGCCTGCGCAACCTGATCGAGTCCGAGCCGGACTTCGACATCGTCGGCACCGCAACCGACGGCCTCGCGGCGCTCAAGCTGATCAACGAAAAGCGGCCCGATATCGCATTGATCGACATCTCGATGCCGGAGCTCAATGGCATCGCGCTCGCGCGCAGGCTTGCCGACGAAGCGCCCTCGGTGCGTGTGGTGGTGCTGACCGTCTACGAGGATCGGGCCTTTCTCAAGCAGGCGCTCGACGCCGGCGTGCGCGGCTATCTCCTGAAGCGCTCCGCGGCCGAGAGCCTGATCCAGGCGCTGCGTGCGGTGCTCACCGGCGGCATCTACGTCGACCCGGCGATCGCCGATCGCATTTTCGTCAACAACGCGCCCCGGCAGGGCCGCGGCGGCGACAAGCCGTTGATGCCGGCGCTGACCGAGCGCGAGAGCGAGGTGCTGAAACTCACCGCGCTGGGCTTCACCAACAAGGAGACCGCGCGGCGGCTCGATATCGGCGTGAAGTCCGTCGAGACCTACAAGGCGCGTGGACTGGAGAAGCTGGGCCTGAGCACCCGCGCCGAGCTTGTCCGCTACGCTTCGGCCGAGGGTTGGCTCGCCAATCTCTGA
- a CDS encoding outer membrane protein, translating into MTWGWLRADGAAFGIASLRPALIAAASVVALAQTAQAAPPSPPALNWTGFYAGGNLGYGFGDTRAVIANDSPDSARLAPAGIIGGGQLGYRFQQRWLVIGAEADLQWSGQDSLLCGYATSRGCSGPITNYRSTSLDWFGTVRGTLGFAQGNSLLYATGGFAYGRIQNQASGIDLGGSQFASGDAATTRTGWTIGAGVETRLPASNWSVKLEYLYLDFGHSSYAPQCAGAPPGAIFDCSFIFRPAPNIETSDRDHVVRIGLNYNFGGAQPAAMPAPLRAAPMPAVDWSGFYIGGNVGYGVGHDRLELTRLKPNPAAPTSVTSLPQSPNGITGGGQAGYRFQRGWFVIGAEADFQWSGQRDASCLSCVFFVQYDEKREWFGTVRGVAGVAQGISLWYLTGGYAYGRFAIDKTTPASDPINASITAQKGGWTAGAGVETRLGASNWSARLEYLYMDLGDVTFFGTCTAAVGISFNLRTGQCERLNNSMSDHIVRIGLNYTFGQPPR; encoded by the coding sequence ATGACGTGGGGGTGGCTCAGGGCTGATGGTGCCGCGTTCGGGATAGCGTCTCTTCGTCCGGCGTTGATCGCCGCGGCGTCGGTGGTGGCACTGGCGCAGACCGCGCAGGCTGCTCCGCCTTCGCCGCCGGCTCTAAACTGGACCGGCTTCTATGCCGGCGGCAATCTCGGATACGGCTTTGGCGACACGCGCGCGGTGATCGCCAACGACAGTCCAGATTCCGCTCGGCTCGCGCCCGCGGGAATCATCGGCGGCGGACAGCTCGGCTATCGCTTTCAGCAGCGATGGCTCGTCATCGGCGCGGAAGCGGATCTGCAATGGAGCGGCCAGGACAGCCTGCTGTGCGGGTATGCGACCAGTCGCGGCTGCTCGGGCCCGATCACCAACTACCGCAGCACGAGCCTGGATTGGTTCGGCACGGTGCGCGGGACCCTTGGCTTCGCGCAGGGCAATTCGCTTCTGTACGCCACCGGCGGCTTTGCCTACGGCCGCATCCAAAACCAAGCGAGCGGTATCGACCTCGGCGGCTCGCAGTTTGCAAGCGGCGACGCGGCGACAACCCGGACCGGCTGGACCATCGGCGCCGGCGTCGAGACCAGGCTTCCGGCGAGCAACTGGTCGGTCAAGCTCGAATACCTCTACCTCGACTTCGGCCACTCGTCCTATGCGCCGCAGTGTGCGGGTGCCCCTCCCGGCGCCATCTTCGACTGCAGCTTCATCTTCCGGCCCGCACCAAACATCGAGACGTCGGACCGCGACCATGTCGTCCGCATCGGGCTAAACTACAACTTTGGCGGCGCGCAGCCTGCGGCTATGCCGGCACCGCTTCGTGCCGCGCCGATGCCAGCCGTCGACTGGAGCGGCTTCTACATCGGCGGCAATGTCGGCTACGGCGTCGGTCACGATCGCCTTGAACTCACAAGGCTCAAGCCCAACCCGGCGGCACCGACCAGCGTCACGTCTCTGCCGCAATCGCCCAACGGAATCACCGGCGGCGGACAGGCGGGCTACCGCTTCCAGCGCGGCTGGTTTGTGATCGGCGCCGAAGCGGACTTCCAATGGAGCGGACAGCGGGACGCGTCGTGCCTGAGCTGCGTCTTCTTCGTTCAGTATGACGAGAAGCGCGAGTGGTTCGGCACGGTGCGGGGCGTTGCCGGTGTCGCGCAGGGCATCAGCCTCTGGTACCTCACCGGCGGTTACGCCTACGGACGCTTCGCGATCGACAAGACGACGCCGGCTTCCGACCCCATCAATGCGAGCATCACCGCTCAGAAGGGCGGCTGGACCGCGGGCGCGGGCGTCGAGACCAGACTCGGGGCCAGCAACTGGTCGGCCCGGCTCGAATATCTCTACATGGACCTTGGCGACGTGACGTTCTTCGGCACCTGCACGGCCGCGGTGGGCATCTCGTTCAATCTGAGGACCGGGCAATGCGAACGGCTGAACAACTCCATGTCCGATCACATCGTCCGCATCGGATTGAATTACACGTTCGGCCAGCCGCCGCGATA
- a CDS encoding MDR family MFS transporter has product MTMPNPPAKPAATPAPAPLDHGTIVQIMTGILLAMFLSALEQTIVAPALPTIGRSLGNVESLSWVVSAYLLTYTAATPLFGKLSDIYGRRLMLLLALAIFIVGSAACALAPNMPALIVARALQGIGGGGILPIAHTVIGDMVAPRERARYQSYTAVMFMMASVLGPLLGGVLTDHFHWTLIFWINLPMGALALWMTDRALRKLPRHDRPHTLDVLGALLMMLAALPLMLAMSWGGTHYPWSSAPILGLLFASVAFWVLFGLRVARAPEPFIPLSILREPTVCATSIAGFFSVGVFLGLTVFLPVYFELVLGFSPSGSGIVLIVWLAAITAGSFVASRLITMTPRYKRVPLGGLVIGIVMLALLAAFPARLSLLEASVLLGVGGAGMGVMYPITTTIVQNTVAPHQLGIATGALNFMRQLGGTITVAAFGAIVLGGVDIGGKGLTLDMLRGGTLAGADFAVVFGWLFAAGTVLLVAAFIAVLMIEEKPLRSGRDDGGRPDLGPDADRIAAE; this is encoded by the coding sequence ATGACCATGCCGAATCCGCCCGCCAAACCGGCCGCAACTCCTGCGCCCGCGCCGCTCGACCACGGCACGATCGTTCAGATCATGACGGGCATTCTGCTCGCCATGTTCCTCTCGGCGCTAGAGCAGACCATCGTCGCGCCCGCGCTGCCGACGATCGGGCGGAGCCTCGGCAATGTCGAAAGCCTGTCTTGGGTGGTGTCGGCCTATTTGTTGACGTACACGGCGGCGACGCCGCTGTTCGGTAAGCTCTCCGACATCTATGGTCGGCGGCTGATGCTGCTGCTGGCGCTTGCGATCTTCATCGTCGGTTCCGCAGCCTGCGCGCTCGCGCCGAACATGCCGGCGCTCATCGTCGCGCGAGCTTTGCAAGGCATCGGCGGTGGCGGCATTCTGCCGATCGCACACACGGTGATCGGCGACATGGTCGCGCCGCGCGAGCGGGCGCGTTATCAGAGCTACACCGCGGTGATGTTCATGATGGCGAGCGTGCTGGGTCCGCTGCTCGGCGGCGTGCTCACCGATCATTTCCACTGGACGCTGATCTTCTGGATCAACCTGCCGATGGGCGCGTTGGCGCTGTGGATGACGGATCGCGCGTTGCGCAAGCTGCCGCGCCATGACCGGCCGCACACGCTCGACGTGCTCGGCGCGCTGTTGATGATGCTTGCGGCGCTGCCGCTCATGCTCGCGATGAGCTGGGGCGGCACGCATTATCCCTGGAGCTCGGCGCCGATCCTGGGATTGCTGTTCGCGTCCGTGGCGTTCTGGGTGCTGTTCGGGCTGCGCGTTGCGAGGGCGCCGGAGCCATTCATCCCGCTGTCGATCCTGCGGGAGCCGACGGTGTGCGCGACCTCGATCGCGGGCTTCTTCAGCGTCGGTGTGTTTCTCGGCCTCACGGTGTTCTTGCCGGTCTATTTCGAACTGGTGCTGGGCTTTTCGCCGAGCGGCTCGGGCATCGTGCTGATCGTCTGGCTCGCGGCCATCACGGCGGGTTCGTTTGTGGCGAGCCGGCTGATCACCATGACGCCGCGCTACAAGCGTGTGCCGCTTGGCGGCCTGGTGATCGGGATCGTCATGCTGGCGCTGCTTGCTGCGTTTCCGGCGCGGCTCTCGCTGCTCGAAGCTTCCGTGCTGCTCGGGGTCGGCGGTGCTGGCATGGGCGTGATGTATCCGATCACGACGACGATCGTGCAGAACACGGTCGCGCCGCATCAACTCGGCATCGCGACCGGCGCTCTGAACTTCATGCGCCAGCTCGGCGGCACCATCACGGTCGCGGCGTTCGGCGCGATCGTGCTCGGCGGTGTCGACATCGGCGGCAAGGGGCTGACGCTCGACATGCTGCGCGGTGGCACGCTCGCCGGAGCAGACTTCGCCGTGGTGTTCGGCTGGCTGTTCGCCGCCGGCACCGTGCTGCTCGTCGCAGCGTTCATCGCGGTGCTGATGATCGAGGAGAAGCCGCTGCGCAGCGGGCGCGACGATGGCGGCCGCCCGGATTTGGGGCCGGACGCCGACCGGATCGCGGCGGAATAG